From the genome of Trichosurus vulpecula isolate mTriVul1 chromosome 6, mTriVul1.pri, whole genome shotgun sequence:
ctttccttccttccttccttccttccttccttccttccttccttccttccttcctccctccctccctccctccattcctccctccctccctccattcctccctctctacctcccttcctttgttccatccttcatttccttcctctcctgaATTCAAAATATAGCACCATTGGAATATTAATCCCTGAGAAGTTTTTCACTCAatcttttttttgaggaaagTTTGActtcacacttttaaaaataagaatgagatGATCAAGTATTAATGATATCTGTTCTTTTAGGTGGCATCACAGTAATGTGATTAAATACGATTATAAATGTGGAGAGCTGCATGTTGCCTTTGAAGTCTATTTGCTGAACTACAAATTCTttctgaggaaatggaggcacacaGAGAATAGCGAACTTGCCTAAAATCAACTGCATAGTAAATGACAGCACTAaaatctgaggccacattttcaGTCAAACTTCAGAGTAAAACTTTTCTGGGGGAGAATTCATGTTATAAATGccagtttgttttccttttttatatacagatgtgtaatTTCAGCCATATAGAGTACTTCAGTTTAGAAGTACCTTATAATTACATATGTGAGTGAATCATTTTAGTTTCAGGTggtgctgagaggttaagtgactttcccctgGTCACACTGCTACAGTATATCAGAATTCAGACTTAAACTCTGATCTTGCTGACTCTAAGACTTGACCCTCTATTGACTAAGCCACCTACCCTGGGTCTCAGGACATACATATCAGCATATCCGGAGAAGGTGAAAATCCATTATGAGGGCAAACATTCATCATTGTTAGCGTGCACACACACAGTCATATTTTACTGGTAGTTCTGAATATTAAATAATGCTAAATAttgtcaggcagctaggtgaaacagtagaatactggatttggagttggaaaatctgagttcaaatcttgtctaggacatttattagctgtatgaccttgggtcatTTTGTCCTTTCAATACCAATCAGATAGATCAGCTCAGTGAGATGCCCACTTCTATATTCTGTCCCTAGCAAGAGtcagaattagaagaaataaGGCACCTCTGTACATTTATGTTCATGCAAGCATGTATGAAATGTTATCATTATAAATTCATATAAACATAAAAGTATCTTGATTATTAGAACAAACTTAAAACCTTGGCCACCAAATACTTGGAATTCAGAATATAGAACATAATAAGCTATGGTTGTCTTCTTTTTTGGAACCCAAACCCACTGAGATGCTGCAgaatatagataaatatagtAATACAGATGTTAACATCAAGGAACAATTTCTTTCTGTGTTATTTTCCATATCCTCCCATAGCCATACATTTCCATAGTTATTCTTATATTTCGAATACAGTCCATCTTAACTTCTGCCACAATGAATCCTTATATACTTTGTGGTAAAAACCTCCCAGGTGTTAGTGTGTTTACCTCTTAAAATGATTGATATTATCttgtttatattttgcatttatttaatcaagAGCACGTTAGATTTCCTGTCCATAATGTAAGCTTTGTTAGGCCAAGGATATCTTCTACAATAccttgaatatttttcttttaattagtaTCTGTGATTTCAGCAGTGTAGTCAAATAACAGCACAAAAACTAATTTAAGCAATGTATATTAACAACTTGCTTATAAGTTCATAAGATAATAGTATTATACATTTAGAAATTTCAGGGAGGAATCAAATGAGTAGACTAAGGCACAGAAAACTAAATTTAATGGCCTAATCTTAATAAAAGTAGTAAGGGATATAGGTAGTACTTGAACCCAgtacctctgactccaaatataatgTTCCTTCTCCAATACCATGCCATTTGTAGAATTGTTTAGTGAAACAAGAGCTTGGGTGCTTGGATCATGGTTCCATATACAGGACCTGAACATATTTCTTCCTTAGCCCAAGGCCATTGTTCTCTCTCCACTATGAAACACTGCTTATTACCTTACAATTAAAAATGTCTTGCATATCTTTGTTCAGTTGAATACTTTGTCATGATGCTTCTCTTTGAACTTTGTCTTTTAGGAAATTCTCATTATGATCCTTCCTATATCCATGGAAATCATGAAAACACAGAGCAATGTGACTGAATTTGTCCTCCTTGGGCTGACACAGGACCCAGAAAGACGAAAAAttgtatttggtgttttcttgattttctacCTTGCCACTATTTTGGGAAACCTGCTCATTGTTGTGACCATCAAGACAAGCCCTACACTTGGATCCCCTATGTACTACTTTCTGTCCTATTTATCTTTTGCAGATGCCTGCTTCTCTACCACTACAGCCCCCAAACTCATTGTAGATAGTGTCTCCAAGAATCAGACCatctctttcaatgagtgtattACCCAGGTATTTGCAGCCCATTTTTTTGGCTGCATGGAGATTTTCCTCCTCGTCCTCATGGCCTATGACCGCTATGTGGCCATCTGTAAACCTCTGCGCTATTCAACAATCATAAGTCGTAGGGTCTGTGGCATATTGGTGTGCTTGGCCTGGGTAGGCTCCTGTATCCACTCCACAGCTCAAATCTTCCTTGCCTTAAGTTTGCCCTTTTGTGGTCCTAATTTGATTGACCACTACTTCTGTGATTTGCAACCATTGTTGAGACTGGCCTGTGCAGACACATATGTGGTAAATCTCCTTATTATCTCTAATAGTGGAGTTATATGTATGGTAAGCTTTGTATTACTAATCATCTCCTATATAGTTATCCTATATTCCCTCAGAAATCAGAGTTCAGAAGGGAAGCTCAAAGCCTTGTCTACTTGTAGCTCCCACATCATTGTGGTCATTATCTTCTTTGTACCctgcatattcatatatactcGACCCCCAACCACTTTCCCTGTGGACAAGTTGGTGTCTGTATTTTACACAATTGGTACTCCATTACTCAACCCTTTGATATATACTCTGAGGAACAAGGAAGTAAAAGATGCCATGAGGAAGGTATGGAGGAGagttacaggatcatagatgagTGGCCACCTAGCAAACAGTAAATGAAAGGCTATATTCAGCTCTTTTTAGAGATAAAGGTTTTGGGTCCACTTTGGCTGGGCATGCTTGAGGATAACTTTGATATTTATGGAGACATATACAACTTAACCTCAGTGACTTTGTATCCAAATCTACTTGGAAGTTAAAAGACTGGATTTGCCAGGCTTGACCTTTATGCCAGGGTCAGTCAGGTAAGGATATGAGAtactatgagaaaaaaaaaattggatatttAAGTCCACCCTGGCTGGCTCTGTCTCCCttcgtctctctgtctctctttgtctctatgtctctgtctgtctctgtctctctctcttttcactcactctctctccctccctacctctttacctccctccctccctccactgttGATGAAACCTATGATGGAAAATATCAATTCCCATGGCTGTGGTGTTGGGTGATGACaatttcctctcattttacaagtttCCTTAGGTAATCCTTGAGTTACCTGATTGTTGATAAAGCATTTTTTCTGACTCTTAGAAGTCAGTATTTGTTATGTAAATAGAGATTACTCTCTCATCTCAAGTAAGGTGAGTTTGTGTTCTTCAAAGATGAAAGGTACAGGACATCATACTGTCCGCCAAAACAAAGTatcaagcaaacaaacaaaaccaaaataagcataaaacataaaaaagaaaaaaaatctgttgtgtAAGAGTTCAGGGTGTGTTTCTTGTGCATATGTCTACCTTTGTACCAACCAAATAGTTTTTGATATTTCAATAAGCCTAAAATCCATCCCATATAGATTATCATGCATTATAAACATTAAAGAAGATAAAGTGTTATTCATGTTTGTAGCATCAAcattttagagctgtaagggaacTTCAAGACCACTAAGTCAAAATTTCTTCATTCTACACAGAGAGGGTCACATAgtcaacaaatgttggaggaagaACTTAAACCTTTGTCTTTTCTACTCAAGATTGTCAAACCTAGCCTCTCAGCCAATCTTTTGAAAAGGTTCTATCATTTTCTTGTAAGGCTTGATTTTGTGGGTAGTAGACTCAAACCAGGAGGGAAATCTACaattcggggcagctaggtggcacagtgattagagcaccggccctggaatcaggaagacctgagttcaaatccggcctcagatatttgacacatgtactagttgtgtaaccttgggcaaatcatttaacctcaattgcaATGCCTCCCCGcccctgcaaaaaacaaacaaaaaaagaaatctataatcctatgttcCTGACATAAGAGTATTCTCTTAAAATCTTACATTATTTTGGGGAGACACTGTGGCTTCAGGTCTACCCTATCCCCGTCAGTGGGGCACTGAATATAAGGGAAGTAAGCTATCAATAATCTATGATTAATTTTTCAATATGAGCATATAAGCTTCAGAAATAGGCAAATGTTATAAGTTATATCttaattccttatttttattgtctagacttaataaagtcatggaaaaatattaatgctgcagattaaatttaaatgtgtgctgtgcatatatattttatttcttctagagaGCACACTGCTGCTCCATCTAAGTCCATGAAAGTTGAATTCTGATAATTAGTTTAGGCTTCCCACAATAGCCCCTTAGGTCTCCATTCCAGGAGTTTTATAGAACATCCCATGGATAGAAAGTTTGGGAATGACCTACCTATTTCCTAGAAGCAAACTTGGGAAGAATGACTTTGTACCTACTCCATTCTCATAAACATGTCTGATGTCAAGAAGTTCTGTATGTTGGAGAATAAGGGTCTTCACTTTCCATCTCTACCCATAAGAACTGAATCACTCCAGACTATAGAAAAGCAATACAATTCAAATATTGATCATAAGCTATTTCTGGAACTGGCCTTACTAGTTTCCTGGGAGTGAGAAGAAATCTTTTAGCTTGAAACTCAACTGAAGTgaggaaaaatacaaatatagacaTGAGAATATCAGACTGGCTCATAGAACTGTTCTTCATATACACAGAACAGACTCCAATGGAGTATCTCTTTCAgaggataataacaataataatgaaagcTAGGAATTATTGAGCTCTAAGATttgcaaataattttatatataaatacattggATCCATGCAActcttttgatgtttttttttaaagtttcttagggtcacatagattgtaagcatctgaggcagaattcaaactcaggtcttcctgactccaagtattggactctatccgctgtgccacctaggtcGCTACTGAAAAGTTCTCTTTGAAAGTAACACTACTGGATAtgagtgaggaagaaaaaaatcgtCTGAAACGCAGGCAGTCACTGATCTGCCTCCATGGAATTTTATCTTCCTctttaaaagaattaaatagCATTAGTCAGATGAAACACAAGACAATGAAATGTTAGCTAGTCAGCTAGCTATTTAGTTCATGAATTTCATGGGAGAAAATTCTGGCTGAATACCAAGGCTCAAATAAAGTATTTTACTTATGCCAAAAGTGGATATCTATGCCTTAAACACCAATTTGTGGTACCAATGTTGATATTGTCCTGTAGTCTGTTGCTTGATCTGTATGGCTTTCCTACGTGGTCACCAACCTCTGGTAAGAGTGGAAAGTGGAGAGGCAGATGTTTTTCTGTCTTGTCCTGCACATCTTATGCATGGTATCCCGTATCctataggaaaaaggaaaaacattgtCTCATTATATTAGCATATCACCACtgaggtgaggggtggggagcaTCATTCCATCAAATTCCTAGCCTTATCTACTGCCCTGGAGAAAGGGTAGTATCAACACTCCTTTTCAAAGTTCTTATTTCTCTACAGGAACTGCCCAAGGCTCTGAAAGTATTCCATCTTACATTTATGATATAACTGACATTGAAAATATCTCTAAACATTTCACTTAATAATTAACAAAATCCCTGCCCAGAGATGCTGAACCCCTTGTAGGTCATCACCCAATCCCCATATTCTACCTGACACTACTAAATTGCTTATTCCCGTTCCTCTCAACCCATGTCCCACCAAAGTATCAGATAAAAGCAAATGtccccttccactgtgctctctgaaaAGCCTTCTCCATAGGTGACATACTTGTTTTCACCATgattctttctttcccatttcttccacTTTCTGCATCTCATCTAGGCCTAGTTACCTCCTAATGATATAGCTTTCCTTGAT
Proteins encoded in this window:
- the LOC118853768 gene encoding olfactory receptor 4C11-like encodes the protein MEIMKTQSNVTEFVLLGLTQDPERRKIVFGVFLIFYLATILGNLLIVVTIKTSPTLGSPMYYFLSYLSFADACFSTTTAPKLIVDSVSKNQTISFNECITQVFAAHFFGCMEIFLLVLMAYDRYVAICKPLRYSTIISRRVCGILVCLAWVGSCIHSTAQIFLALSLPFCGPNLIDHYFCDLQPLLRLACADTYVVNLLIISNSGVICMVSFVLLIISYIVILYSLRNQSSEGKLKALSTCSSHIIVVIIFFVPCIFIYTRPPTTFPVDKLVSVFYTIGTPLLNPLIYTLRNKEVKDAMRKVWRRVTGS